The Lycorma delicatula isolate Av1 chromosome 2, ASM4794821v1, whole genome shotgun sequence DNA window GTAGGGCTTACGGAAAGTATCCACAATTGATCTCCATGCAGTAATTGTTTGTAATAACCATATAAATAGTATAGtcctcaataaaaaattaaaaatttattctatttttacatgattaatatttctttatttttttattataattttttttgtatgtatattttcttcTGCTTACAAGTGTATTCTTGTAAAATGTTAACCTTAGCTTTACAGTacctgtttcattaaaaaaaatattgttttttccatCACTGTTGTTACTAGTAACAGTTGTGTatactttttcattctgttattaaaattatagcttaattaaattattacttgacAGATAGTAGGTAAGGTTGAACAGTATATATTCATTGACTTTAGGAAATCTGCCTcagtttttatattgttaaacagAACTTTAGGAATTATTTCCTATAACTCTTTTAACATAAGATAGTGCTGCTTTTGAACATAATTATACATTGAATAAACTTACCAAAAAGATCAGCAATACACCTTTTTGAAAAAGTTAAGTTAAGGAAATGAATGAATTCTTAGGctacaatttacaaaattgcaTCCTTAATTAAGAGGGCTACTGTACTTGAATTATTGTCGAAGTCGCATGAAATTTCAATATTGcctttgagaaatttattttgaagaatgTACAACATAAATCGGACATTTAAAAGAACTCAAAACCATTGTTCTTAGATCTTTGGGTTTTTTACATGCTTTTAGTACAGTTGTTGGGATACAGGTAAGACATGTATGCCTAAAGTTTAGAGCATTAGTAAAATCTCAGAGGCTTTAGTGGTGATTGGATTACGGTTGAGCACCAGGTAAATGGCACTTGAAGATATTTTATCTCACCAATAGCAACATTACTTCAGAATCCTATATTCTGATCTAGCCCAATTGTTTGCATATTTGCAGATAGTTTTGAAACTTCTCTACAGAAATGATGGGATTAGGTAATAATGACTTATAAATGTGTGTTATAAAGGCATAACCATAGTGTTCTCTATGTTATATCGTTTACAATTTTAGGCTTAATGACTGACTGACCAGCTCCTACAGATATTAAAGCTTTGTATATTTCTCATGCTAGTTTTCAAATTACCTTCTTTTTTGTTAACACCAGTGTACCTCTCCACTGTGAAGAAATTGGTATTTCATTGTCACACATATTTAGCCAACTGGTATTAAGGGGATACCTAATGGTAAAATCACCTTATGTTCCAACagttgtttttcatatatttatttgccAACTGTTCAGATATGGTGTATTACACTGACTAAAACAGACTGAAAGTTGGTTAAAGTATACGTGtagattttgtaaatatgtagGTAAACTTTTGTACTCTAAAAGTGTGTTTGTATTTTGAGTTATAACTAGCACAAAAGTAAGGCGACACTTGTGTCAAGACTATCTttacatagtaattaaaaaaacagtcatTGCTCTTTTAATCACAGATTCTTattggtgtaaataaagaaactttaatttgagaataaattaccattttttcttaattttaaataaaatccatacATAAGAGCAGCAacccttaaaaaaaactttcctgtaacaagttttatttaccaatttttattttgaactttttgctAGGTTGAATTCTgatcaaaaaattgtttgttaaataacCCTTAAAggaagatattgaaaaaaaattaaattactaaatttattttcatcaaaaacttatgtaataaaaatcaaattttgataacTATTACTAGAGAGGTAAatggaaattgataaaaaataaatagttgattCTTTTTTCAGTCAAACAGTTCTGCACTACAGGAGTTACCTGTTTTTATGATGAATAGTTAATTGGATTTAAATCTGGTCATTTGAAATCATTGTGGTGTTGTAAAGTTGTTGCTTGgcaaattttcttcaaatgtaTAGCTGTCGAGCATTCTTTCAGATCTGAAGATAATTGTCAGTTGCTGCTTTAGCAATCCATAACTGAGAAAGGTTCTGCTAAAAAAATTTGTAGCAATCCGTAACTGAGaaaggttttgttaaaaaagtttgaagCTTCTTTATTGGTAAATGTTCCAGGAGTTTATCCttatttaaattgagaaaaaagtgtgctgtgaaatttaaatttcaataaaattattttatatgtttttttaattatgttacacaaattattgatatgtttttttttttttgcaggtgcTGTAAAGGTGGACGGAAAAGACATTGTGCTTACATAGTTAATACAATggttttactttcctttttttatgaattgtatgGCACACATCAAAAACAAACTACAATAACAGAAAATTGTGATGTAAATacatagatttaaattttcaagtgCTTCAAAAGCACGTTTAACGTGATCTGCTCATATATCTGTATATACAATTgtgagatttttaattatttcctgctaacaaatttattttagaaatcttttccggtggcataaaatttattaaattttttctgacagtttataatataaatttttatagtatttaattattattctttttttcgaTGGGTGATTCATACATTAGTTCAAAATATGCTGAACATTCAAATATCACAGATATTGATGATAAATCTGATTGTTCACAAACGGAAAATTTCAAAAGCACAATCCATTGTGAAATCAGAGACTCAAGTTCAACTGAGTATTGTATAATAAATgacattaaaactaatatttctggTGAAATATTTAAGAATGTTCCAATTCTGTGTAAATCTGTTGATGAAATCCATCCTATTCAAGATATAAATGTTGGTACTAGTGTTATAGAGATACCCAATACATCTTCTGAAGTTATTAaggaatttaatgtaaatatatctaATGAACATGATAATCTAGAATTGCAGCAAGTAGTAGAcagtaattctaataataaagtgGCCTTTGAAAGCCAAACCAattctaaattttctgaaaataaagattttggtGCATTTTCAAACTTCAGTTCACCAAATGTAATCTGTAATTATTCTTTATCATTAGGAAACAAAGAATATCAATGTTTTTCATCAAGTGATGTCAATTCATCGTATTTACTGAAAGAAAGTGTTGCAGCTGAAAAATCTTTTACTTCAGTTGACCAtacttatgatattaaaaatgaaaatttgaaaaagacaTCCAATGCTGAAGttacaataattgaaaataaatttttaaattgtgagtCTAGTTCAGTTAATGTtgatgaaattagtaaaattaataatagccaTATTTCAGTTTCTGAGGTATCGAGTTTAAAAACCTCTTGTAATTCTGGGTCCAGTATTTCAGAAAATGGAGAAGAAAACAGTTACAAAAACTTTCATGATTTcaatgttgtaaataaatgtttgaacaGTTTTAATACGAATGGAAAAGAGAGTTGTAAGGTATCTAATTCTGGGAAGTCAGAATTAATACAAGATTGTGAAATTGTCAGTATTGATTTGTTGAAAACTAATGGTGATACAGACATATgtacaaagaatacagaaagtgATGAACTCATTTCTGTCAGTGAGCATGTACTGAGTGATTGTAGTGAGAGTGTTggttatttagataaaaattctgtaaatgataaaaactgttttggaaatttagattcattaaattgTAGTAGTTTAGCAATAAGTGATAAACCAAATAATAGTATTTTGGAAAAGGACGGGAACAACTCAGCACCTGCACTTTACACCAATTCTGTGATATCATCGGAGTGTAATAGTGATGATTTTTCATTTGAATCTAAATCTTATGAGACTGAGATTTCATATGAAGTAAATACATCTTCTTGTACAGTAGTGAGTGAAAGTACCATGGGATCCAGTGAATCTTGTACTAAACAGGCTAATTATGCTTGCTCGGATTTAATTCCTGATGTGTTGGGAACTGAAAATGCTAGTTATCCTGATAGAGTGACTGTTGATGAGACATTACTCAGTGAATGCCCCACTGATAGATCAGATGGAAGTGACTCTGGTTTAGGATCAGATCTTTCCGAAGAAAGATTAGCTGTCAGAACAGATTCTTTATCCTCTGATGAGCTCAATGTAGTTACAAGTCAGGGGGAGAGTGAAGGAAGCAATGAATGGGAAGGCCCTAAAAGCTTGTCAGTTGTTGATTTCGGTTATATTTCCACAACAAAACCAGATCAGGGATTCCTTAGTGCTATGGATTTAGTTAAAACATCATCCATGAACGATATCATCGCAACACCTTCGACCAGTAAACAACCTCGTGTTATGAAAAGCAATCTGAAACGTCCAAGAACAGAAGGAGGAGAACCTGAAGAACCAGAGCTGAAGAAGTCAAAGAAATCAATTGCATTTGACAATGTGTCTGTGTTTTATTTCCCAAGAGCACAGGGATTCACTTGCGTTCCATCTCAGGTgagtatgtaattttaattgaatgttttatgtaatatttatagtatAAGTTAAAAGTAATGtcacaaaaattaacattaacatcAGTTTAGGGTCAAAACGTACTGGCAGTTGCAGTTTGTTCATaagattagaaaaattaagatatttgttCGCCCAAGAGAAATAGGTTTCtgtctaaaattaaatatcgtgTTAGAAGTGGAGTAGGGGATTTTTAGTGATGAACTAATTGACCAGCTTTTGTtagccaaaattattatttttataataagctcAACAGaattcagaatatattttcaCTTGAAAGAGTTTCCAATTACTTTTGAAAATCTCCCTTGGTGAAAgctgtaaatgattttatttttctttatgtctGGTTGATTTTCATGTAGGGAATGAtcaaaaagtatgtaatttttattataattatatttttattacttttaattttaccctaaaattattcatatattgttaattacaaaGCAAAGAACAAATACCTCTTCTTTTAATATATctactgtatttttaaacaagattgtGAGAAAGaggaaatttcacaaaaaaaaacaacatgattGGTAGTTATCCAGTATCTGGATATTATGTCTAGCTAGAAAAAAGTTTGGTTACTTTATTTTATGGTGGTTTTGTAAgtttcatgctttttttttaatacatgaattTGAACTTAATGAGAAGTTATGAAAAGAGAAATAGTACATTGAAGTTGCTGCTAAAGGAATAGCTTTTGTAAAACTCAGATGAAATCAGTTTAGCATTTCCTTACATATaatattaacctgtaattgtaagTCTTATAACTCTGACGGTAAGAAAGAAAACCCTCATTTTTGTAATCTACTTAATCagtctttgttattttttctacacAGGAGTCCATCGCCTGAAAGGAGTAATTTATAGATGAATACTATTAAActgtacattttaaaacattaagattaaatcctttttgtacaatataaagttaattaaatgttgtcacattttttgttgaaatgtttGTGTTagtctcatattttattattgtattacagaaatttaagTAGGTTATTATAAGTtacattattaatagattttttcttattttcatttgacTTCCACTTTTCTCTTAACTATAGGATAATTTTCCTAAACTAGGGGAAAATTTAGTTTTGAGAACATATTTGTGacaaattgtaacaaaatttcaataaatactggAGTAGACATAATTAAACAATCCAAAAATCGCTTGTTTCAAAGATTTTTCTAAATGaatccaattgtttttttttattttgagtactTTATTCTCAATATAATGTACCGTTAGTtcttcagtttatatatttttttaatataaaaatgcacagAATAAATGGAAATATCTAACAGTTGGTgctaaataaaactgaaacaacttttcttttttttattgatagagTGTTAAACATATgcctatttttttatgaacatatgtTTGAGTTAAGGAGGAAAGAAGAGATCAAGTAACACAGTTTTCCTAGTAAGTTTtgctattattttgttataatttgtgaCTATGGCTGCCCCACTTTAAATACATGTGTCTCATTTAGGTTGTCTACAACTGTTTAGTTATGGCAACTTAAAGATAGCTTCGGTTTTCTGGatgattaaatgttataaaaaattattcatccatTATTACTCTGAAAATTTAATCTGCCAGGATGTTCCAGAATCAGTTTTTACTGTAATTTCATAAATGATGTGTGAGATTTTGATAaccattttctttcatttatgatATGTACATTACATTTGTTGCTGATGATGTGTttccttgagttttttttttttgtcttcagtcacttgactggtttgatgcagctctccaagattccctatctagtgctagtcgtttcatttcagtataccctctacatcctacatccctaacaatttgttttacatattccaaacatggcctgcctacacaatttttcccttctacctgtccttccaaaattaaagcgactattccaggatgccttagta harbors:
- the Axud1 gene encoding AXIN1 up-regulated 1, with the protein product MGDSYISSKYAEHSNITDIDDKSDCSQTENFKSTIHCEIRDSSSTEYCIINDIKTNISGEIFKNVPILCKSVDEIHPIQDINVGTSVIEIPNTSSEVIKEFNVNISNEHDNLELQQVVDSNSNNKVAFESQTNSKFSENKDFGAFSNFSSPNVICNYSLSLGNKEYQCFSSSDVNSSYLLKESVAAEKSFTSVDHTYDIKNENLKKTSNAEVTIIENKFLNCESSSVNVDEISKINNSHISVSEVSSLKTSCNSGSSISENGEENSYKNFHDFNVVNKCLNSFNTNGKESCKVSNSGKSELIQDCEIVSIDLLKTNGDTDICTKNTESDELISVSEHVLSDCSESVGYLDKNSVNDKNCFGNLDSLNCSSLAISDKPNNSILEKDGNNSAPALYTNSVISSECNSDDFSFESKSYETEISYEVNTSSCTVVSESTMGSSESCTKQANYACSDLIPDVLGTENASYPDRVTVDETLLSECPTDRSDGSDSGLGSDLSEERLAVRTDSLSSDELNVVTSQGESEGSNEWEGPKSLSVVDFGYISTTKPDQGFLSAMDLVKTSSMNDIIATPSTSKQPRVMKSNLKRPRTEGGEPEEPELKKSKKSIAFDNVSVFYFPRAQGFTCVPSQGGSTLGMSWTHSHAQTFTLIEHAAEQRRLHRHLLSQLRSANNSSNQASSSSDSDTDDQRSESDLDIDNYYFLQPVPTRQRRALLRAAGVHKIDSMEKDECRDIRTSREFCGCACKVYCDPDTCACSQAGIKCQVDRLNFPCGCSRDGCANSSGRIEFNPVRVRTHFIHTLMRIELEKKQSQEEEAARRLDVNTGTANQEVDSCVHSGNFSNFHYRDDLYSGYGNYDNTNGGGFSYSYSNHYTPTVAYEQQDPPDLVPPGLEFQHQAPSYDTFSSPMSFPPLDQTSRYPTSETKLESFSELLQGRYPESSLLEGEDTLGTEGESQSHEGKHETSTDECEVENFGEIIKKTMVESVTA